The Drosophila innubila isolate TH190305 chromosome 2L unlocalized genomic scaffold, UK_Dinn_1.0 4_B_2L, whole genome shotgun sequence genome segment AAACAGcacattttgataaatttgctCAATTTCTGTGGCGTGAAACAACTTGCCTAAACTACTTCtgtcataatatttaaaggaGTTATTACGAATATTGTACCGGTTTAGGTAGATGCACTGaaaatagtttattaattattatttaagctgaggttttcaatatatttaagtcgttttgttttatttacgtTTATTATCCGAATTTTATTAGTCTTTTTTAAACAATCGTAAAAACACAAACATTATTGTCTTTGTTAGTTTTCTCAAATCAAGCTCTGGTCGTAATCTTCGAATTGCAAATATCTTTATTGTGATTGGGTCAAAAAACGAGTTGCAAACGGGATATCAGAGttgcattattattgttacttttagtctttctattttttttttttaaagagttGATATAAGGTGTATCGGTAAAATGTCATTCCCTTTTAGGGATATACCTTAGGCTTTTCGTCTTTAAACGAGACTATTTAAACTTTGATTAACAAAAAGATTTCtggtatacaaataataatgtatCAGATGGTAATAAATACACATCATATTAAGCAAAACCTTAGTAGTGTGACCTTAAATTTTATCCACTTGTAATTCGAATTTATCGAAACTTTGTctaattgcaaattgaatttctgtCATTTATGTATGTTGTATGGAGCCGTTTGGGCTCCACAATAATAAGTCAGTAATTTGATCAGGGCAAAgagctttatatatatttaaaatttggataTTCATATAATGAGTAGTAATAGTAGAAgtatctttattatttaaattcaaaatttcgtAAATAAGATgcgcacaatttaaaaaaaaaaaaaagatttaactgtctatattaattaaatcaatacgGGTCATAAAGAAGACAAGGCagacataatttaattaaaataaacaaaagattCTCCATTAATAAaaggcaaaaataatttacctCCGTGATTAAACGAAAATGAGAAACAAATCCCagagttaaatttaaactgcGGGTAATTTGCAAggttatgtatgtatatgaatatgtatatattgtatagtCACAGTGAACTTAGTGTTATCAACTTTTGCtgtatatatggtatatatggaacacatttgttttattcttttttggCATATTCTTACAACATTACTgtaaatttattgctttaaatgcttacgttttaatttgttttattcgaTTTGCGCGACACCGCGAGTGCTTTTCAACTGTTTTTGATGGCGTCCGAACAGTGCGACTCCTTAAGTTTAACTAAAttgtaaactttaaaatttaatgctatGTTTGCTCTCTACTCTGCGGTCGGTTCAGCTAGAGCGTTGCCAGATCGCTCAATATGAATGCCATATTTAATTTCTAGCCTTAACAGATTTCAAgaataaatcttaaaaacaaaaaaggctGCTTAGATTCttaagtcaaaattaaatagaaacgttttaattaaatttcacaaatAGTCACACACAATATTCACAACTTCGACTATGTATCGTCACTTGATTGGCAATTGTGGGAAAACTTTACTTGTCGTTGTACTTATTATAACTTTAATGTTCGTAAATCGTAACATGAGATTTGTAGCTAAGAAACAATCCACACAATACACAGAATATAATGGATCTCACTCAAAGATAACATATGTggaaaacacaacaaaaaaaatgaataataagaGTGCCCAGATGAAAGATTTCTGTGTATTTAGTCAGAAATGCAAGATACCGCGATTAGATCCATTTTCAATCGATAGTATGAGATTATTTAAGCCCACCGAATTGAAGCAATGTACGAATCAACCAGACTTGGTGACTGTTCTTTATGATCCCGAAAGACGACGATATAGGCTTCATATAAACGAATATTTACCAGAGTTGATTTCTAATATATCGAGCTATGGCTGTACCTACATTGAGATAGGTCGTGGACAGAATGATTCTGTTGTTTGGTGAGGAGGTCCTCcttcaaaatttaacaatttaatttaatctctgtACTTTTCAGGACATCGCAGTCCATTTATTTTGAACAGGATTGGTTGGTGCCGCGACACATTCAAGGCATTATTGTAGAGTGTCACGAGCTGGGCAACAAATCCCGAGTACTACAACGCGATGCCTTCGCCTTTATTCAGCATCCACTAGATCGCAACGATAGGATCGATGAGGAACGAAGTCGAACCCATCCAAATGTTATATTGTTGGGCATTGATGCCATGTCGCAGGTGAACTTCCAAAGAACTATGCCACTCACAGCCAAGTTTGTACGCCAGCCAGGATGGTTCGAGATGCTTGGCTATAACAAAGTCGGGGATAATACATTGCCTAATCTTCTAGCACTATTGACGGGTCGCACAGCAAAACAATGGAAGTATTACTGCGATGTGAGGAGACCCGGCTGTCTGGATGCATATACCTATATCTGGAATCATTACCACAGTGCTGGTTATTTGACGGCCTATGCCGAAGACTTGAGCTCCATTGATACCTTTCACTATTTTCTTCACGGCTTCGAGCGACAACCTGTAGATTATTATCTACGTCCATTTCTACAGGCGATCGAACAGCTAATGGATAAAGTGGAGCATCTAGGATACGATTATTGCGTGGGTCGCAGGCAAAGTTATCGATATGTTCTCGATTATTGTCAGCAGATGGTGCAACGTTTTGTTAAGGAGACACCAAAGCCACTTTTTGGCCTGTTCTGGATGAATAGTTTCAGTCATGATGATTTTTCTGGTCCGGCCAGTGTAGATAGAGATTTTGTGAGTTATCTGGAGCGATACAAGACACTTGGTTTGTTCGATAGATCCATAGTTATTCTGCTCAGTGATCATGGACAGCGTACTGGACCCCTCATGGACTTGCCCTCAAGTTTTCTGGAGGAACGTTTGCCCATGCTTCATATATACCTGCCCCCCTGGTATCGCCGGAAATACCCATCAGTTGTCCGTGCTCTGGACTTAAATCAGAGACATCTGAGCACCCCCTACGATTTACATCTGACATTCAAGCACTTGCTTCAATTATTGCATCCTCGTTTGACATTTTTCGAGGGTCCCCACTGCGTTGGCTGTCAATCCTTGCTGCACATCCTTCCCGAAAATCGCAGCTGCGAAGATGCCTCCATTCCGGTTCATTGGTGCTCCTGTGAGCTCTACAAGCAAGTTTCGGTAACCGACAGACTGCAGGATCTGGCCAGGTTAGTTGTGTATCGAATCAATCAGTATCTGATCAAGATGAATCATGAAAAGCAGTGCTATCATCTGAATCTTCGCAAACTCCTGCTGGCCGAGCGTCGACAGTTCTTTAATGAAAAGGGTCAGGAAGTTTATTCCCCCAATGGTTTGGACTCGTATCGCTTCAAGTTCACCACCAAACCAAATGGTGGACTATTTCGTGCCACTTTGTCATCTAATCAGGATGCTAGCTATGTGATTATTCGCGAGGAGCTCATTTCACGACTCAATTCCTATCGCGAGGATTCTTTTTGTGTTCAGGATCGCACATCCAAGAAGTTTTGCGCTTGTCTTAAGAATCAAGCTCTATCATCTGTattggaaaaataatattcaaaaactatttataaaatgtgtgATTTGAAGTCTTCTTTAGGCAAGTTTGTGACCTCATTACGATAGGTACTTTTACAACTATGATACCAAATATAACATCACTTATCAAACTCatacttaacttaacttaataaTCGTTTAGTTCTCAAAACTGTgcaaactatttaattaattatcaattGAATTAACCAATTAGccttatattattaaaataaatttgttttaagacctaaatgtatgaaattaatttaatataaaggtTCTGAAATTGTGCTAGTGCAATGCtaaaatcaacttaaattataacttgattttttatatacttatatatatatacttataataaaGTGAACAAAAAGAGTAAGGTTTCTTTAGGAAATGACATAAATTGATCTTAACTTAGCGAGGATAAAAAATAACTACCTTTTATTGTTCTCAAACAGTTTTAAGTTCAAGTCTCAGCAATACTTTAACAATTAAtcagtaaataaatcaataaaaagttcaaattcaACACGAAAATGCCTAGACGTAAGACGGCAATACTAATACGCAAATACTTGATAATATTCTTTGCCATactatgcatttttatatggCTGAATCATGACAGAGCTAAACCCGTAACGGATGATGGAATGGTGCATTTTCCATCGCTGTCTATAACGCCGACAACGGAAAGAATCTCTACACTATTCCTTCAGCGACAACAGCGACTCCGTGCGTTATTCCAGAAAAGTCGCCTTAAACTGACGCATCGAATCTTTGAAAGGAAAGCGACTTTAAAGAGCATAGAAACAACTGGAGAAATagttttcaactttaaaaatgaaaacagaaGAGCATCCACACCGGAGGGAAAATCAGCACGATATTTTGTGAATAGCGAAAAGTGCAAAATGCCCTATGTGGATCCCTTTTCCCGCGAGGCACTAGAaatatatacgccatttaagCTGAAACTCTGCTCCAATGACTCGGACATCTTTGTGCTGAATTACAACTGGAACAGGGAGCACTACATGCTGAATTTGAAGGAGCAGGCCTTATATAGACTGAGTCCCCACTCGAGTACCGTATGCAATTTTCGCAAGGTAATTCAAGGCCAGAATAAATCCAGCGAGTAagctaattattatattaataatatactaTTAAATATACGTCAttcttttaagaaataattccCGAGTCTACATTAACCAGAGCTATAAGCTGCCACGAGACCTGAGCGGCATTATAACAGAATGTCATGATGCTAAGAATAGTTCCAGGATCGTGCAGCAGGATGCATTTCCCTTGGTGCAGGTAAACAATAAAACCAAATGCTCAGAAAGGCAACCTTCGAGGAGGCAGCCCAGTGTCATTCTCCTAGGATTAGACAGCATATCACGTATAAACTTTCAGCGCACAATGCCAAGGACGGCCGAGTTTGTGAGCCAGGTTGGGTGGTTCGAGATGGAGGGCTATAACAAGGTGGCAGATAACACAGAAGAGAATCTTCTGCCGATATTGATGGGTCACACGGTGAAACAGGCACCGCGTAAATGTGATCGTGATGACAGAGAGTGTGTGTCACGGTTACCTTGGATATGGAAGGATTACAAAAAAGCTGGTTATACGATTGCCCTGGCAGAGGATCTGGCTAGTACAGGAGTTGTGTTTACAGAAGATGTACTCGGATATCATCCTGGTGAAGTGGATCACAGCTTGCACTCGCTGCTGCTGAGAATGGAACAATTGATGGCGATCTATGTGCGATTCGGATATAATTATTGCATTGGACGTCGTCTGACAATATCGTATGTTTACGACTTTTGTGAGCAGTTCGTCTCCCGCTACGTGGAAGAGTTGGATCAGCCGGCATTTGGTTACTTCTGGAGCAGCACGTTCACCCATGACTACAATTTTGGGGCTGCCAGCTTGGACGACAGATTTTTGGGCTATTTGCAAAAGTTGCAGGCGCatcaaatttttgataaagccATTGTGATACTGTTCAGTGATCATGGAGCTCGTTTTGGGGAACTCTTGGAGCTGTCTGACGGTTTCCTGGAGGAACGTTTACCAATGCTGCATATTTATTTGCCGCCCTGGTTTCGAAAATCGTATCCCAAATATGTGCAGGCTTTGTATTTGAATCGGAATCGCTTAAGCTCCAATTTTGATCTGCACAATACACTGCGGCATATTCTCCAACTAGATGTTTCAACGCAAGCAGATCTTCCCGCTCTTCCCAGCTGTCCCTCTAGCCAGTCCTTGCTGCATCCTTTGCCACGGGATCGCAGCTGTGAGGATGCCTGCATTGGGGAGCATTGGTGCACCTGCAAGGAGTTCATTGCCCAGAGGATGAACGCGGATATGTATTATCTGGCCAAGATGGTTATATTTCACATAAATCGCTGGATGCTTGTACATCAATTCAATAGATTCTGTCAGCGCATCCGTCTCCTCGATTTGGACAGTGCTGAGAAGAAGATGCTCTTCGAGGAGAATGGCCAGGAGACAATGCACGGCGGCATTGCCACATATCGATTGCGATTTCGCACTCTTCCCGACGCTGCCAAGTTCCAGGCCACAGTTCGACTCAATCGTGATCTGAAGAAATTCGACAATTTGTATGTACCTGAGATTAGTCGCCTCAACTCGTACCACAATCATTCCCATTGTGTGGACGATGTGATTGCGAAAAAGTTCTGCTTCTGTTATCCCCATGTCAAATTGGACACTTTCATGAGCGATTGGAAAAATGTGATGTTAACTACCATGGAAGGTTAAtagtaaatattgaaatattttataatgcaAGAGCactaatcaataaaattattatctgAATAGTGGGaccaaataaaagttttccgATTgtcttaaaaagtttttaatgtcaaattaaagTCTGCCAATTAATCATCGACGTTGACCAACACTTTTTGCTTGTCAAATAATGTgagcaattttcatttaatgccTTGACTTTGCTGCCATCGGAACTAaatcgaaatatttaaaattatatgcaaattgaaatgacaaaaaaaaggacATCTATCAATACAAAGTCGAAGGATGTTAAAAATATAGCAGTGAATGGAAAACTTCAGCGAAAACGTAAGACAGATATGATCGATGTATTCATTTCCATAAAATCGAAAGATACATTGAAAAGTACAAGATccaataaaattagaaaatcaaagtcaaaaaagaagaagaccAAGACTCAGAAGAAAGCGGACATCTACGAAAAGGAAGTAAAAAGGATTATTCAAGAATTACAAAGGAAAGCTgaccttaaaaataatatacagcAATCAAGCTCAGAAATGAGAGATTGCGCCTTGGATAAGCCAGGGGATTGTTCTGAAAGCCTGAATAAAACTGAATCAGAAATCAATTCTCCAACAAAACCTATGGCGACCCAgaatcaaatgcaaaattacccaaatttaatttcaaataatctGCACTCGAATCAATTGCTTGCCAAATatgatgatacaaattttggaaacaaaaataaacaagacaCGGAGATTTATAATATTGAGAGAGAAAACAGAGATGAAATGATTCCGTTACCAGGCTTAAATTTGGCGTCCAGGTTTCTGTCAATTGGCTCTTGGAATTGTTTAATactctaaaatgaaaaataaaaagttctaTGATatatttagtgtttttttgtacttatttCTCAACTTTATTAAAGTGTTTTTCCCAAAACTTTCTAGATTAgttactttatttttgtaatgcatCTTCAATTGTATTGAATGTTTCAGTGAAGAGACTTTTAAGTTATTTCGTTATTTAGTTGTGTGTCGCTGTGTATATCTACTTGTCTTATCTAATATTTGGATACAATGAAAATATACTTGGCAAGGATTGCTTTAGCCATTTAAATACTATATCAAAATTCACCGTTgctacttttaaaatttagatagCAATAAATCAACGCTAACAATATGACTTAAGCTATtcgaatttgtttataaaactataaaaccTTTTTGTAGTACGCTCTGCGTGTAATCCTTTTATGTATCTATAAATTGTTCTCAAATGTAGCTACATATACGAGTCCACCGGATATCGTTCGGCCTCCTCGAGCATATGCCGAAAATCGACGGGTTGTGCAAGTGGTGCTACAGGACCTGTACCAGGTCGACCCGGCACATGACCATTCATCAACTGTGAGGGTCGATTGGTAGCACCCAGTGCGCTATTACGATTCTTCATATGTCCATTCATCATGCTGACATGGTGACTAATCGTTGGCACCGCACCCGGCACATTCGTCTCCAGGTCATGGAGTATAGCATCCGTTTGTTCATTGCGCATCACTTGATTACCCCTTGTCTCTGGAACGTTCTCGCCATCCGTGGTATTGGTCAACTGTTGTATATGATTACGTATGAGGCGCTCAAATTCGCGTTGTACGGAGGGACTATCCGTATCACCATCCACCTTAAGGAggagatattttaaattatgagttggctttcattttattctcACTTACAATCTGTAGTCGATTGCTGTTATCCATGGTCTTGAGCATGGGCAGCGTCTGCTCCCGGAAAAGTTCCAAGCGTCTTCGAAACGAAGAAACCGTGTCGTCTATGCGTCCGCGTCCCAACTGCAATTTCGAGCAGTCCAACAGTATTGTGGGTGGTATTTGTTTGTACTGGAATGGCAATCAGGAAAGTTTTTAGAAATGCAACGTGTTACATTAAAAGTTACACATCCATGATTGATATAATAAAGAAGTCTAgctttttgagttgatatttcaatatttctaaaaatgcCTATATTTTTCATGCTTATCCGttattatttttccaaaatttcgAATTCTCATAGCTTCATCAAAGCTTAACAAATTTCCAAAAACAATgtctctttaatttttatgcccgttacttaaaaaacaaataaaaggatatattgtgttcgatggaatgtatgtaacagggagaaggttgcatctccgaccccataaagcatacatattcttcatcagcatcaactgccgagtcgatatagccatatGTGTCCGTccttctgtccgtccgtccgtctgtccgtctgtctgtctaaatgaacaaaaggatctcagagacttaaagagatagc includes the following:
- the LOC117779844 gene encoding uncharacterized protein LOC117779844, with the translated sequence MPRLPTRVPYAIFARNNSRVYINQSYKLPRDLSGIITECHDAKNSSRIVQQDAFPLVQVNNKTKCSERQPSRRQPSVILLGLDSISRINFQRTMPRTAEFVSQVGWFEMEGYNKVADNTEENLLPILMGHTVKQAPRKCDRDDRECVSRLPWIWKDYKKAGYTIALAEDLASTGVVFTEDVLGYHPGEVDHSLHSLLLRMEQLMAIYVRFGYNYCIGRRLTISYVYDFCEQFVSRYVEELDQPAFGYFWSSTFTHDYNFGAASLDDRFLGYLQKLQAHQIFDKAIVILFSDHGARFGELLELSDGFLEERLPMLHIYLPPWFRKSYPKYVQALYLNRNRLSSNFDLHNTLRHILQLDVSTQADLPALPSCPSSQSLLHPLPRDRSCEDACIGEHWCTCKEFIAQRMNADMYYLAKMVIFHINRWMLVHQFNRFCQRIRLLDLDSAEKKMLFEENGQETMHGGIATYRLRFRTLPDAAKFQATVRLNRDLKKFDNLYVPEISRLNSYHNHSHCVDDVIAKKFCFCYPHVKLDTFMSDWKNVMLTTMEG
- the LOC117779843 gene encoding uncharacterized protein LOC117779843, with the protein product MRLFKPTELKQCTNQPDLVTVLYDPERRRYRLHINEYLPELISNISSYGCTYIEIGRGQNDSVVWTSQSIYFEQDWLVPRHIQGIIVECHELGNKSRVLQRDAFAFIQHPLDRNDRIDEERSRTHPNVILLGIDAMSQVNFQRTMPLTAKFVRQPGWFEMLGYNKVGDNTLPNLLALLTGRTAKQWKYYCDVRRPGCLDAYTYIWNHYHSAGYLTAYAEDLSSIDTFHYFLHGFERQPVDYYLRPFLQAIEQLMDKVEHLGYDYCVGRRQSYRYVLDYCQQMVQRFVKETPKPLFGLFWMNSFSHDDFSGPASVDRDFVSYLERYKTLGLFDRSIVILLSDHGQRTGPLMDLPSSFLEERLPMLHIYLPPWYRRKYPSVVRALDLNQRHLSTPYDLHLTFKHLLQLLHPRLTFFEGPHCVGCQSLLHILPENRSCEDASIPVHWCSCELYKQVSVTDRLQDLARLVVYRINQYLIKMNHEKQCYHLNLRKLLLAERRQFFNEKGQEVYSPNGLDSYRFKFTTKPNGGLFRATLSSNQDASYVIIREELISRLNSYREDSFCVQDRTSKKFCACLKNQALSSVLEK